A single Inediibacterium massiliense DNA region contains:
- a CDS encoding helix-turn-helix domain-containing protein, with amino-acid sequence MAFNYNKLWKLLIDKNMNKVALRDAINITPAKLSKSQSVNMQILARICKELECNIGDIVDYIPDVEEENDYE; translated from the coding sequence ATGGCATTTAATTATAATAAACTTTGGAAATTACTTATAGATAAAAATATGAATAAGGTTGCACTTAGAGATGCGATTAATATTACACCAGCTAAACTTAGTAAAAGTCAGTCTGTAAATATGCAGATCCTTGCAAGGATTTGTAAAGAGTTAGAATGTAATATTGGAGATATAGTTGATTATATACCTGATGTAGAGGAGGAAAATGATTATGAATAA
- the rhuM gene encoding RhuM family protein, producing the protein MNKNNNKLQIRNSTAEFLIFTSQAGANSIEVMAVDDNVWLTQEMIATLYEKGRSTITEHLKNIFLDGELDENSVCRKFRRTGSDGKQYKIKFYNLEAVIAIGFRTNSERAIVFRQWATSVLKDFSIRGYVMDKERLKNGTFLNEDYFDHLLEEIREIRASERRFYQKITDIYATAMDYSANALTTKTFFKTVQNKLHFAIHGKTAAELIMDRANAGKENMGLTTWRNAPKGKIVKRDVYVAKNYLTLDEIDSLNRIVTMYLDYAENQAKRKIPMTMEAWTYIN; encoded by the coding sequence ATGAATAAAAATAATAATAAACTTCAAATAAGAAACAGTACAGCAGAATTTTTAATTTTTACTTCACAAGCAGGAGCAAATTCCATTGAAGTTATGGCTGTAGATGATAATGTGTGGTTAACACAAGAAATGATAGCAACCCTTTACGAAAAAGGTCGTTCAACCATTACAGAGCATTTAAAAAATATTTTTTTAGATGGTGAATTAGATGAAAATTCAGTATGTCGGAAATTCCGACGAACTGGTTCTGATGGAAAACAATATAAAATTAAATTTTATAATCTAGAAGCGGTTATTGCAATTGGATTTAGGACTAATTCTGAGAGGGCAATAGTTTTTCGTCAGTGGGCAACTTCTGTACTTAAAGATTTTTCTATTCGCGGTTATGTTATGGATAAGGAAAGGTTAAAAAATGGAACATTTTTAAATGAAGATTATTTTGATCATTTGCTTGAAGAAATTAGAGAAATAAGAGCAAGTGAAAGAAGATTCTATCAAAAAATAACAGATATTTATGCAACAGCAATGGATTATTCGGCTAATGCTTTAACAACAAAAACATTTTTTAAAACTGTTCAAAATAAATTACACTTTGCAATACATGGTAAAACAGCAGCAGAACTTATAATGGATAGAGCAAATGCAGGAAAAGAAAATATGGGATTAACTACTTGGAGAAATGCACCTAAAGGTAAAATAGTAAAGAGAGATGTTTATGTTGCTAAAAATTATCTAACTTTAGATGAAATAGATTCATTAAATAGAATAGTAACTATGTATCTTGATTATGCTGAAAACCAAGCAAAAAGAAAAATACCCATGACAATGGAAGCTTGGACATATATTAATTGA
- a CDS encoding helix-turn-helix transcriptional regulator → MRAAIDESKLIEFDYYCYSGESTRVVEPYLLVFQWSSWYIWGFCRNRKDFRLFKLNRLLNLRSISEIYTKRKVPSIQKQIEQVFENKIHLVAEFDTSVKWRLIEEYGIDSFSVLADGKIHFEFDFASKDNLFG, encoded by the coding sequence ATTAGAGCGGCAATAGATGAAAGTAAGTTGATAGAATTTGACTATTACTGTTATTCCGGAGAAAGTACTAGAGTAGTTGAACCATATTTATTAGTTTTTCAATGGTCAAGTTGGTATATATGGGGGTTTTGTAGAAATAGAAAAGATTTCAGACTCTTTAAACTTAACCGTTTATTGAATTTGAGAAGTATATCAGAAATTTATACAAAACGAAAAGTTCCTTCTATACAAAAGCAGATAGAGCAAGTTTTTGAAAATAAAATTCATTTAGTGGCAGAGTTTGATACTTCAGTAAAGTGGAGATTGATTGAGGAATATGGAATAGATAGTTTTAGTGTACTTGCAGATGGGAAAATACATTTTGAGTTTGATTTTGCAAGTAAAGATAATTTATTCGGATGA
- a CDS encoding DUF3795 domain-containing protein, with translation MIESRCGIKCSVCEYKEKINCTGCINIEKPFWGNSCTVKSCCEDKGIANCGLCNSFPCHILKQFSYDEEQGDDGARIKQCKCWCKGAK, from the coding sequence ATGATAGAATCGAGATGTGGAATAAAATGCAGTGTATGTGAGTATAAAGAAAAAATAAATTGCACAGGATGCATTAATATTGAAAAGCCATTTTGGGGTAACAGTTGTACTGTAAAGTCATGTTGTGAGGATAAAGGTATTGCAAATTGCGGACTTTGTAATAGTTTTCCATGCCATATATTAAAACAATTTTCTTATGATGAGGAACAAGGAGATGATGGTGCCAGAATAAAGCAATGTAAATGTTGGTGTAAAGGAGCAAAATAA
- a CDS encoding MmcQ/YjbR family DNA-binding protein, which yields MNYLWLDEYLLAMKGVTKDFKEEWQWTRYLIGNKMFAAICKDESGKDSIITIKLNPADGDFLRTQFQDIKPGYYMNKIHWNSINLEGAVPDDLMKDITKQSYQLVFKGLTKKIQKEIEES from the coding sequence ATGAATTACTTATGGTTAGATGAATATTTATTAGCTATGAAAGGTGTTACAAAAGATTTTAAAGAAGAATGGCAGTGGACTAGATACTTGATAGGAAATAAAATGTTTGCAGCTATATGTAAAGATGAATCAGGTAAAGATTCTATAATTACTATAAAACTAAATCCTGCAGATGGTGATTTTTTAAGAACTCAATTCCAAGATATTAAACCTGGATATTATATGAATAAAATACATTGGAATTCTATTAATTTAGAAGGAGCTGTACCTGATGATCTTATGAAGGATATTACAAAACAATCATACCAATTGGTATTTAAAGGTTTAACTAAAAAAATTCAAAAGGAAATTGAGGAGAGTTAA
- a CDS encoding GyrI-like domain-containing protein yields the protein MKYEWRKSEKQVYLPKEVPTLIQVPRHKFFMIKGKGNPNNEDFVERIGVLYTMAYAVRMMPKKGFTPDGYFEYTVYPLEGLWDLTEEGRKLKAFSKDELLYTIMIRQPDFVNEDVVEKAFEIVRKKKPHPLLDEIVFDDIEDGLSVQMLHKGSYNDEPEIFAKMKEFIDKSNLEIKSMIHREIYLNDARKVEKDKLKTVLRYMVKEV from the coding sequence ATGAAATATGAATGGAGAAAAAGTGAAAAGCAAGTATATTTACCTAAAGAAGTTCCTACATTAATTCAAGTTCCAAGACATAAATTCTTTATGATAAAAGGAAAAGGAAATCCTAACAATGAAGATTTTGTAGAACGAATAGGTGTATTGTATACTATGGCATATGCTGTTAGAATGATGCCTAAAAAAGGGTTCACACCAGATGGATATTTTGAATATACAGTATATCCACTAGAAGGTTTGTGGGATTTAACAGAAGAAGGAAGGAAGCTAAAAGCTTTCAGTAAGGATGAGCTATTGTATACTATTATGATTAGGCAGCCTGATTTTGTTAATGAAGATGTAGTAGAAAAGGCATTTGAAATTGTTCGTAAGAAAAAACCACATCCGCTTTTAGATGAGATTGTATTTGATGATATAGAAGATGGATTAAGTGTTCAAATGCTACACAAGGGTTCTTATAATGATGAACCAGAAATATTTGCAAAGATGAAAGAATTTATCGATAAGAGTAACCTTGAAATAAAATCAATGATTCATAGAGAGATTTATCTTAATGATGCAAGAAAAGTGGAAAAAGATAAGCTGAAAACAGTATTGCGATATATGGTAAAAGAAGTTTAG
- a CDS encoding terminase gpP N-terminus-related DNA-binding protein — protein MTEDQKKQIRLLRCKGWGYKKISNAVGISRDSVRGYCKRNGLDGYASEANSIHQQSMVDEFVYDFCLHCGAKLEQNNRGRRKKFCGTKCKSEWEKTNRKIYIFQCEYCGKEYKSLGNKNRKYCSHECYVRDRFWRKEDAAQIVEKILKREKVEHIPKWLKELLLSNLEE, from the coding sequence ATGACAGAGGATCAAAAGAAACAAATAAGATTGTTGCGTTGTAAAGGATGGGGTTATAAGAAAATATCAAATGCTGTTGGTATATCGAGAGATTCAGTTAGGGGTTATTGCAAAAGAAATGGATTAGATGGTTATGCTTCAGAGGCTAATTCAATCCATCAACAATCAATGGTAGATGAATTTGTTTATGATTTTTGCTTACACTGTGGTGCAAAGCTAGAACAAAATAATAGAGGTCGCAGGAAAAAATTTTGTGGAACAAAATGTAAAAGTGAGTGGGAAAAAACTAATCGCAAAATTTATATTTTTCAATGTGAGTATTGTGGAAAAGAGTATAAGTCATTAGGTAATAAAAATCGTAAATACTGTAGTCATGAGTGCTATGTAAGGGATAGGTTCTGGAGAAAAGAAGATGCAGCTCAAATTGTTGAAAAGATTTTAAAAAGAGAAAAAGTCGAACATATACCAAAATGGTTGAAGGAGTTATTGCTTTCTAATTTAGAAGAATAG
- a CDS encoding phage holin, LLH family: MLSYQYEKRFVRAHTIVKIGTAVIALIGAIITYMIIPYIKSKTTAEQQENIKFWVKIAVNAAEQIFQEKNRGQQKKQYVINFLETQGIKISIEQLDPLIEAAVLELNKDIKIDAGA, from the coding sequence ATGCTCTCATATCAGTATGAAAAGCGATTTGTAAGGGCACATACTATCGTAAAGATAGGAACAGCAGTAATCGCTTTAATAGGAGCAATAATTACATATATGATTATTCCTTACATCAAATCAAAAACTACAGCAGAGCAACAAGAAAATATTAAATTTTGGGTAAAAATTGCAGTAAATGCAGCAGAACAAATCTTCCAAGAAAAGAACCGAGGGCAGCAGAAAAAGCAATATGTAATTAATTTTCTAGAAACACAAGGTATTAAAATTAGTATAGAGCAATTAGATCCATTAATAGAAGCAGCAGTTTTAGAATTGAATAAAGATATTAAAATAGATGCAGGGGCTTAA
- a CDS encoding CD3324 family protein has protein sequence MSFLKYVRIDRILPDDLVKEIQKYIHGEYVYIPTPTEKRKRWGEKSKIRDYLKARNAKILNQYIGGQSISSLAEEFFLSDSSIKKIVYKKDK, from the coding sequence GTGAGCTTTTTGAAATATGTAAGAATTGATAGAATATTACCAGATGATTTAGTTAAAGAAATTCAAAAGTATATCCACGGTGAATATGTATACATTCCTACCCCTACTGAAAAGAGAAAAAGATGGGGTGAAAAATCTAAAATTCGAGATTATCTAAAAGCCAGAAATGCAAAGATTCTGAACCAATATATAGGTGGACAATCAATTAGCAGTCTAGCTGAAGAATTCTTTCTTTCAGATAGTAGTATTAAGAAAATTGTATATAAAAAAGATAAGTAG
- a CDS encoding RidA family protein, which yields MNKKISLIHSTNLAPVDYAYAGRIPSGMDLLFLAGACPIDKNGEVPSLSDYELQAKLCVENLKEALKDCGATLEDVVYTRVLVASHDQSDLVTAWETIRKKFDNHDVPSILFGVTVLGYTNQLVEIEAVAAVENNTK from the coding sequence GTGAATAAAAAAATATCATTAATTCATTCTACAAATTTAGCTCCAGTAGATTATGCTTATGCTGGACGTATACCTTCAGGAATGGACTTATTATTTTTGGCAGGGGCATGTCCTATTGATAAAAACGGAGAAGTACCTAGCTTGAGTGATTATGAGCTTCAGGCAAAACTTTGTGTAGAAAATTTGAAGGAAGCACTGAAAGACTGTGGGGCTACTTTGGAAGACGTAGTATATACCAGAGTCCTTGTAGCATCTCACGATCAGTCAGATTTGGTAACTGCATGGGAAACAATAAGAAAAAAGTTTGATAATCATGATGTTCCAAGCATTTTATTTGGAGTTACAGTATTAGGATATACAAATCAATTGGTGGAAATTGAAGCGGTAGCAGCAGTAGAAAACAATACAAAATGA
- a CDS encoding LexA family protein, with protein sequence MLTKRQNEVLKAIYYYINANGISPSVRNLCDLLGLKSKGTVDSYLNELESQGFITKGGTIFRSIKITDTGLSEIRG encoded by the coding sequence ATGTTAACTAAAAGACAGAATGAAGTATTAAAAGCAATCTATTATTACATTAATGCAAATGGAATTAGTCCATCTGTTAGAAATCTCTGTGATCTATTAGGTTTAAAATCAAAAGGTACAGTAGATAGTTACTTAAATGAGCTAGAGAGTCAAGGGTTTATAACCAAGGGGGGTACTATATTTCGATCAATCAAAATAACAGATACAGGACTAAGTGAAATAAGAGGGTAG